From Roseburia hominis, the proteins below share one genomic window:
- a CDS encoding glycosyltransferase family 2 protein encodes MSKITVVVPCFNEEEALPVYYEEMCRIMEQMREEEFELLFVDDGSSDGTLEILKNMNEKDRRCRYLSFSRNFGKEAAIYAGLQNATGDYVATMDVDLQDPPGLLPEMYRILTEEEYDSVATKRSTRTGEPRIRSFLSESFYKFINHISKTEIVNGARDYRLMKRKMVEAVLNMSEYNRFSKGIFEWVGFRTKWLEFQNVERSAGETKWSLRKLFVYSLEGITGFSVAPLSLASVVGVAFCLLSFLMIVFIIVRTCIWGDPVSGWPSLVCIIFMVSGIQLFCTGIVGEYLSKTYLETKKRPIFILKDSSEEKKAEGKAKMSLIKGGKRVPLHGPQDEEYMGKNTMEQQEKQMDERPDLQYERK; translated from the coding sequence ATGAGTAAAATTACAGTTGTAGTTCCATGCTTTAATGAGGAAGAGGCGCTTCCGGTCTATTATGAGGAAATGTGCCGGATCATGGAACAGATGCGGGAGGAAGAGTTTGAACTCTTGTTCGTGGACGACGGTTCCTCGGACGGGACTCTGGAAATTTTGAAAAATATGAACGAGAAGGACAGGCGGTGCCGCTATCTGTCTTTTTCCAGAAATTTTGGAAAAGAAGCGGCGATCTATGCGGGGCTGCAAAATGCGACCGGCGATTATGTAGCGACGATGGACGTGGATCTTCAGGACCCGCCCGGGCTTCTGCCGGAAATGTACCGCATTTTGACGGAGGAAGAGTATGACAGTGTGGCGACGAAGCGTTCCACAAGAACCGGGGAGCCGCGGATCCGTTCTTTCTTGTCAGAGAGCTTTTATAAATTCATCAACCATATTTCAAAAACAGAGATTGTAAATGGCGCCAGGGATTATCGCCTGATGAAGCGGAAAATGGTGGAGGCGGTCCTTAATATGAGCGAATATAACCGTTTTTCCAAAGGAATCTTTGAGTGGGTGGGATTTCGGACCAAATGGCTGGAATTCCAGAACGTGGAGCGGTCTGCGGGGGAGACAAAATGGTCGCTTCGGAAGCTGTTCGTGTACTCTTTGGAAGGAATTACCGGATTCTCGGTCGCGCCGCTTTCTCTGGCGTCGGTGGTGGGAGTAGCGTTTTGCCTTCTTTCCTTTTTGATGATCGTGTTCATCATCGTGCGGACCTGTATCTGGGGAGACCCGGTCTCAGGCTGGCCGTCGCTGGTGTGTATTATATTTATGGTAAGCGGAATTCAGCTTTTTTGTACGGGAATCGTGGGAGAATACCTGTCAAAAACGTATCTGGAGACGAAGAAAAGACCTATCTTTATTTTGAAGGATTCCAGCGAGGAAAAGAAGGCGGAAGGGAAGGCAAAAATGTCCCTGATCAAAGGCGGAAAACGAGTGCCGCTGCATGGCCCGCAGGACGAGGAATATATGGGAAAGAATACGATGGAACAACAGGAAAAACAGATGGACGAAAGGCCGGATTTGCAATATGAGAGGAAATAA
- a CDS encoding HAMP domain-containing sensor histidine kinase → MIRRMKKWKIRTQFAVVFLMSLCLTFLLFVLLWYNKWLFYGKLADLDLIPHPSYNEDDKFWIRCTEEALKYDIPEIGTDEKTAEAELGPFFDLFDPGYSIFIYGAEDGHYRAGRPTKIISDSSFRSWFNFGYSMTDGLGEDMMKFTMQFKNGYADVMIYTYYRSFFAFPFLIFTIALCTVFFISLLLFFVGRKLRLILVLEDEVLLMASGNLTHTVPGCGEDEIGILARELNNLRITLSENILREAQSRKANQDLITAMSHDLRTPLTILNGYLEVLKLNRNPQKQEEYLSRCLKKTSDIKEMTDRMFEYALIYEEAETPELIWISTDFIRQCLLENCDFIHLAGFTATTHFTETTGVLKSDKTMLKRIFNNLFSNILKYGDKGIPVQVNGIISDRRIMVTIENSIKQDTSKVSGNNIGLKSVEKMMRLLEGEVNTQETGGNFLVELTFPLR, encoded by the coding sequence GTGATTAGACGTATGAAAAAATGGAAGATCCGCACGCAGTTTGCCGTCGTCTTCCTGATGTCCCTTTGTTTGACTTTTCTTCTATTTGTATTACTCTGGTACAATAAATGGCTGTTTTACGGAAAATTGGCGGATCTCGATCTTATCCCCCACCCTTCCTATAATGAAGATGACAAATTCTGGATACGCTGCACCGAGGAGGCTTTAAAATATGATATCCCGGAAATAGGCACCGACGAAAAAACTGCTGAAGCCGAACTTGGCCCCTTCTTCGACCTGTTTGATCCGGGTTACAGTATCTTTATTTATGGAGCAGAGGACGGACATTACAGGGCCGGCAGACCTACCAAAATAATATCCGATTCTTCCTTCCGCAGTTGGTTCAACTTCGGATATAGTATGACGGACGGCCTTGGAGAAGATATGATGAAGTTTACTATGCAATTTAAAAATGGCTATGCTGATGTAATGATATACACCTACTACCGTAGTTTTTTCGCCTTCCCCTTCCTTATTTTTACAATCGCTTTGTGCACCGTATTTTTTATTTCGCTGCTTCTGTTTTTCGTCGGGCGGAAACTAAGACTTATTCTCGTGTTGGAGGACGAAGTTCTTCTGATGGCTTCAGGCAATCTGACACACACCGTTCCTGGCTGCGGCGAAGATGAGATCGGAATTCTGGCGCGGGAGCTGAATAACCTTCGCATCACACTGAGCGAGAATATTCTCCGGGAGGCCCAGAGCCGGAAGGCAAACCAGGATCTGATCACGGCCATGTCCCATGATCTCAGAACGCCGCTCACGATCTTGAACGGTTATCTGGAGGTGCTTAAACTAAACCGAAATCCACAAAAGCAGGAAGAATATTTGTCGCGCTGTCTGAAAAAGACGTCAGATATCAAAGAAATGACGGACCGGATGTTTGAATATGCTTTGATATACGAAGAGGCTGAGACTCCGGAGCTTATCTGGATCTCCACTGATTTTATCCGGCAATGCCTGCTGGAGAACTGTGACTTCATTCACCTGGCTGGATTTACCGCCACAACTCATTTTACCGAAACCACGGGGGTATTGAAAAGTGATAAGACTATGTTGAAACGTATATTTAATAATTTGTTCTCCAATATCCTGAAATACGGTGATAAAGGAATTCCGGTTCAGGTAAACGGAATTATATCTGACCGGAGAATTATGGTCACGATAGAAAATTCTATCAAGCAGGATACTTCCAAGGTGTCCGGAAACAATATCGGACTAAAGAGTGTTGAAAAAATGATGCGCCTGCTGGAAGGGGAGGTAAATACGCAGGAGACGGGAGGAAACTTTTTGGTTGAACTGACGTTTCCGCTCAGGTAA
- a CDS encoding YfhO family protein has protein sequence MRGNNKESRGRKKHAIESARSFAPYLALGVAVLSFCWLFCCQACLSERPVDVHLGCQMNLSERSVDAHLGLGQVVFGAKVDWLSQHSVFPEYFRQQFYETGQLFPEFAANIGGGQNIYHFAYYGLYNPIILISYLLPFVKMSDYLMAAQILCLMAAVLLFYHWLRRRGFETGVNLGCSLMFLFAGPMIFHSYSQIMFVNYMPFLVLALMGVDRYFESDGRLLTVGTFLMIMTSFYFSIGGILVLVLYGVYRYLQKKEEAGLRVTLRGFLTDGICFLFPMLTAVLLSGILLVPTAMALIGQGRGGAKGVSLGELFLPELSWNRFFYSPYGIGLTTLVLVVLLTGLTYRNKADRALYLCTLGILLIPVFAWALNGGLYIRGKVMIPFLPLLCYMIADYLKRQKRKEISLASGAVPYLLVAFLIFVGRQSGKIAAGRKLLVADCMIMLFCYGIFWKRRKAKILLVPAVLFLTVFNLVCHTQAGRILETEFYEKITDEQIGAIIAQVEEEEEGFYRTEQLGTDRENEANLNRVWDMGQYISSVYSSTYHAGYADFRKNVFGLEEPFRNILMQSASKNPIFQRFMGVKYVVSENPVPGYEVYFDGGKQKVYVSSEALPVAYATDRVMSGEEYEKLEFPYNQLALLEYAVVDEENQGNVACDEKEITGKNGGKKAGKNEEKCFLDTCQVERISVGLSAKEDTKKYDKNNSVSETENGYSINIKQKIQAKLSLPGTINKGEILFLRFRVKNRNTSKDVAIWVNGVRNKLSAGSHIYYNENETFTYAILPEVEENALEVVLGEGDYEIADVECLIGKMSGTRQELCQSEFVPDQMRTKGNQIAGEIEVLDDGYFITSIPYDEGFEVRVDGKAVSYMKVNTAFLGFSIEKGEHKIELIYHAPGATAGKIVSVVGILLFLFVCISSKKG, from the coding sequence ATGAGAGGAAATAATAAAGAAAGCAGGGGACGGAAAAAGCACGCTATCGAATCAGCCAGGAGTTTCGCGCCGTATCTGGCTCTGGGGGTGGCGGTCCTGTCCTTCTGCTGGCTCTTTTGCTGCCAAGCATGCCTAAGTGAACGTCCAGTGGACGTTCATCTCGGCTGCCAAATGAACCTAAGTGAACGTTCGGTGGATGCTCATCTTGGCCTGGGACAGGTGGTGTTTGGGGCAAAAGTGGACTGGCTTAGCCAGCACAGCGTATTTCCGGAGTATTTCCGGCAGCAGTTTTATGAGACCGGACAGCTTTTCCCGGAGTTCGCGGCCAATATTGGTGGCGGGCAGAATATATATCATTTTGCGTATTATGGATTATATAACCCGATCATTCTGATTTCCTACCTGCTCCCTTTTGTGAAAATGTCGGATTACCTGATGGCGGCACAGATTTTATGCCTGATGGCGGCTGTTCTTTTGTTTTACCATTGGCTGAGGCGCAGGGGCTTTGAGACGGGGGTCAATCTGGGCTGTTCGCTGATGTTCCTCTTTGCAGGACCGATGATTTTTCATTCCTATAGTCAGATCATGTTCGTGAATTATATGCCGTTTCTGGTACTCGCGCTTATGGGGGTGGACCGGTATTTTGAATCGGATGGCAGGCTGCTTACGGTCGGTACATTTTTGATGATCATGACCAGTTTTTATTTTAGTATTGGCGGAATACTGGTTCTGGTGTTGTATGGGGTATATCGATATTTGCAGAAAAAGGAAGAGGCGGGACTGCGGGTGACGCTTCGGGGCTTTTTGACCGATGGAATTTGCTTTTTGTTTCCTATGCTGACTGCCGTTTTGCTCAGCGGAATCCTGCTGGTGCCTACGGCCATGGCGCTCATAGGGCAGGGAAGAGGCGGCGCTAAAGGGGTGAGCCTGGGCGAATTATTTCTTCCAGAGCTGTCATGGAACCGGTTTTTCTATTCGCCTTATGGAATCGGGCTCACCACGCTGGTGCTAGTGGTGCTTCTTACGGGACTGACCTATAGGAATAAGGCGGACAGGGCCTTGTATCTGTGTACATTGGGAATTCTCTTAATTCCGGTATTTGCGTGGGCCTTAAACGGAGGACTTTATATTCGCGGCAAAGTCATGATTCCGTTTCTTCCGCTTTTGTGTTATATGATAGCGGATTATTTGAAAAGACAGAAGCGAAAAGAAATCTCACTGGCATCCGGGGCGGTTCCCTACCTGCTTGTGGCGTTTCTGATTTTCGTGGGAAGGCAAAGTGGGAAAATAGCGGCCGGGCGGAAGCTGCTTGTGGCAGATTGCATGATCATGTTGTTTTGTTATGGCATATTTTGGAAAAGAAGAAAGGCAAAGATTCTGTTAGTTCCGGCAGTGCTGTTTTTGACGGTATTTAATCTTGTGTGTCACACGCAGGCGGGAAGAATATTGGAGACGGAATTCTATGAGAAAATCACCGACGAACAGATTGGAGCGATAATCGCGCAGGTGGAAGAGGAGGAAGAGGGCTTCTACCGGACAGAACAGTTGGGAACGGATCGGGAAAATGAAGCGAATCTGAACCGGGTGTGGGATATGGGCCAATACATTTCATCTGTTTATTCCTCTACATATCATGCGGGATATGCAGATTTCCGGAAAAATGTATTTGGTCTGGAGGAGCCCTTCCGCAATATTTTAATGCAGTCGGCTTCCAAAAATCCGATATTTCAGCGTTTTATGGGAGTGAAATATGTCGTTTCGGAAAATCCGGTGCCGGGGTATGAAGTTTATTTTGACGGTGGAAAACAGAAGGTCTATGTGAGTAGCGAGGCCCTTCCCGTTGCTTATGCGACCGACCGGGTGATGTCCGGGGAGGAGTATGAGAAGCTGGAGTTTCCCTATAACCAGTTGGCGTTGCTTGAATATGCCGTGGTGGATGAGGAAAATCAGGGGAATGTGGCGTGTGATGAGAAGGAGATAACCGGGAAGAATGGGGGAAAGAAGGCGGGGAAGAATGAGGAAAAATGTTTTCTGGATACGTGTCAAGTAGAGCGGATTAGTGTCGGCCTGTCAGCAAAGGAAGATACGAAAAAGTATGATAAAAATAACTCTGTAAGTGAAACAGAAAATGGATATAGTATCAATATCAAACAGAAAATCCAAGCAAAGCTATCCCTTCCTGGAACCATAAATAAGGGAGAAATCCTGTTCCTGCGTTTCCGGGTAAAAAACAGAAATACTTCTAAGGATGTAGCCATTTGGGTAAATGGCGTGCGCAATAAATTGAGTGCAGGAAGTCACATTTACTATAACGAAAATGAAACCTTTACTTATGCCATTTTGCCGGAAGTAGAGGAAAATGCGTTGGAGGTCGTGTTGGGAGAAGGAGATTACGAGATTGCAGATGTGGAATGCCTGATCGGGAAAATGAGCGGGACCAGGCAGGAATTATGCCAGTCCGAATTTGTGCCGGATCAGATGCGGACGAAAGGGAATCAGATAGCCGGGGAAATTGAAGTTTTGGATGATGGATACTTTATTACTTCCATTCCTTATGATGAAGGGTTTGAAGTGCGGGTAGATGGGAAAGCTGTCTCCTATATGAAGGTGAATACGGCATTTCTTGGATTTTCAATCGAAAAAGGGGAGCATAAGATTGAACTCATTTATCATGCACCGGGAGCGACAGCAGGGAAAATCGTATCGGTCGTAGGCATTTTATTGTTTCTTTTTGTCTGTATCTCATCTAAAAAGGGGTGA
- a CDS encoding GtrA family protein, with protein MKLRKGGEHVKKMWKKAVGSQVARYLFFGGCTTCVNLGIFTILHYLAGMGTNPANLLSIIISIFFAFWVNRRFVFQKAQEGTRQITEEFVNFTGMRFVTMLIEFWGVVLLAGPLKVPALVSKVTIQIVVILLNYIISKFFVFREKEVSL; from the coding sequence ATGAAATTAAGAAAGGGCGGGGAGCATGTGAAAAAAATGTGGAAAAAAGCAGTGGGAAGCCAAGTGGCGCGGTATTTGTTTTTCGGAGGCTGTACGACATGCGTGAACCTGGGGATATTTACAATTCTGCACTATCTGGCAGGTATGGGAACAAATCCTGCGAACCTGCTTTCCATTATCATATCGATTTTTTTTGCCTTCTGGGTGAACAGGAGATTTGTATTTCAAAAAGCGCAGGAGGGCACCAGACAGATAACGGAGGAATTCGTAAATTTTACGGGAATGCGGTTTGTGACTATGCTGATTGAATTCTGGGGCGTAGTATTGCTGGCGGGGCCACTTAAAGTCCCGGCGCTTGTAAGTAAAGTAACCATTCAGATTGTAGTGATTTTGTTGAACTATATTATCAGTAAATTTTTCGTGTTTCGGGAAAAGGAGGTATCGCTATGA
- a CDS encoding response regulator transcription factor — protein sequence MDQSRILIIDDNPEIREIIHILLEGEGFLVTEAPNGTVALELLSSCEFDLIILDIMMPGMNGYQTCLEIRKSSNAPILFLSALTKDSDKTLGFSSGGDDYLSKPFSYNELISRAKALIRRYQVYQGKENVFQPPQKLTYHHLEIDEEQETVLAGGKPLELTDTEFALLALLVRNKHQTFSAQRLYEAVWNEPYYYGANNTVMVHIRNLRRKIEKDPKNPELIINIWGKGYRCD from the coding sequence ATGGACCAATCGCGCATTCTCATAATAGACGACAACCCGGAAATCCGGGAGATCATACATATTTTATTGGAAGGGGAGGGATTTCTCGTCACGGAGGCGCCGAACGGTACGGTCGCCCTTGAGCTTCTCTCCTCCTGCGAATTCGACCTTATCATTCTGGATATCATGATGCCGGGCATGAACGGCTACCAGACATGCCTGGAAATCCGAAAGAGCAGCAATGCTCCGATCCTGTTCCTGAGCGCGCTCACGAAAGACAGCGACAAGACTCTGGGATTTTCCAGCGGCGGGGACGACTACCTGTCAAAACCGTTTTCCTATAACGAACTGATCAGCCGCGCCAAAGCGCTGATCCGGCGGTATCAGGTCTACCAGGGTAAGGAAAATGTTTTTCAGCCGCCACAAAAGCTCACCTACCACCATCTTGAGATCGACGAAGAACAGGAAACGGTTCTGGCTGGCGGCAAACCTTTGGAACTGACCGACACCGAATTCGCCCTCCTTGCCCTCCTCGTCAGAAACAAGCACCAAACCTTCTCAGCCCAGCGGCTCTACGAAGCCGTATGGAACGAGCCATACTATTACGGCGCAAACAATACGGTCATGGTGCATATCCGAAACCTGCGCCGCAAGATCGAGAAAGATCCAAAAAATCCGGAGCTTATAATAAACATCTGGGGAAAGGGGTACCGCTGTGATTAG